The Pirellulales bacterium genome window below encodes:
- a CDS encoding CCA tRNA nucleotidyltransferase codes for MTQTTAAAQRELALRVLRRLREAGYQALWAGGCVRDQLLGRTPKDYDVATNATPEQIRALFGRRHTLAIGAAFGVVAVLGPKHVGMVEVTTFRRDAQYSDGRHPDAVIFTTAEEDAQRRDFTINGLFYDPVEDRVIDYVGGQADLERRVVRAIGDPRARFTEDKLRMVRAVRFAAGFDFAVDPPTRAAIDEMADTISVVSPERVAQEMRKMLVDPSRAGAVELLRNTRLLSVLLPEVDAWAESSARTTGGVAWDRLKSVLAALAEPSFPAALAALLHVLEPEKNAPGSAPAASSAVQTANEVGERWRL; via the coding sequence TTGACGCAAACCACCGCCGCCGCACAACGTGAACTGGCCCTCCGCGTCCTGCGCCGGCTGCGCGAGGCGGGCTACCAGGCCCTATGGGCCGGCGGCTGCGTGCGCGATCAATTGCTCGGCCGCACACCCAAGGATTACGACGTGGCAACCAATGCCACGCCCGAGCAAATTCGTGCTCTCTTCGGTCGCCGCCACACGCTGGCCATCGGCGCGGCCTTTGGCGTCGTAGCCGTGCTCGGCCCCAAGCACGTCGGCATGGTCGAAGTCACTACGTTTCGCCGCGACGCCCAGTACAGTGACGGACGCCATCCCGACGCCGTAATCTTCACCACGGCCGAAGAAGACGCGCAGCGCCGCGACTTCACGATCAATGGCCTCTTCTACGATCCCGTCGAAGATCGTGTCATAGATTATGTGGGCGGGCAGGCGGATCTCGAGCGGCGCGTGGTGCGGGCCATCGGCGATCCCAGGGCACGGTTCACCGAGGACAAACTGCGCATGGTGCGCGCCGTGCGGTTTGCCGCCGGATTTGATTTTGCTGTTGATCCGCCCACCCGCGCCGCAATCGACGAAATGGCCGACACGATTTCGGTCGTCAGCCCCGAACGCGTCGCCCAGGAAATGCGCAAGATGCTCGTCGATCCCTCGCGGGCCGGTGCCGTCGAGCTGCTGCGCAATACGCGCCTGTTATCCGTCCTGTTGCCGGAAGTCGACGCGTGGGCTGAATCGTCGGCACGCACAACAGGCGGAGTAGCGTGGGATCGTCTGAAATCGGTGCTCGCCGCGTTGGCCGAGCCCAGCTTCCCGGCGGCGCTGGCGGCTCTGTTGCACGTGCTGGAGCCCGAGAAAAACGCTCCCGGGTCGGCACCCGCAGCTTCGTCAGCCGTACAGACGGCGAACGAGGTCGGCGAGCGCTGGCGACTG